In Anaerobaca lacustris, one DNA window encodes the following:
- a CDS encoding Gfo/Idh/MocA family protein yields the protein MANRMSITRRAFLRASASAIAVPYVITSSALGAGGRLPASERLVMGAIGCGGQGMRHVGGGIWVQGGGFLSKPGVQVVAACDVNRNNLSNAKGIIDKHYGNSDCAAYHKYEDLLARDDIDIILCAAGDRWHTPISIAAARAGKDIYCEKPISLTVYEARELAHTMKRYGRIFQSGTQQRSWYEFRFACELVRSGYIGHVRHIKVNVGGPPEECHLPAQGEPPDWLDYDRWLGQAPWHPFHPDILGWMRWKDFAGGEMTNWGQHMFDIAQWAMGMDESGPVEIIPPDGNEFKVLTYRYANGTVMTREGISQPTPGVRFEGTDGMIEVTREQLITEPDSLRRQTLGANDVHLYESKNHPDNFLECVRTRNRPACDADVGYRSISVCHLGNIAYWLERPLRWDPAAERFVNDRQADSMLQRAMRSPWSI from the coding sequence ATGGCAAATCGGATGAGCATCACACGAAGGGCGTTTCTGCGGGCAAGCGCGTCGGCCATCGCGGTTCCCTATGTCATCACGTCGTCGGCCCTCGGCGCGGGCGGCCGGCTGCCGGCCAGCGAGCGGTTGGTGATGGGGGCCATCGGCTGCGGCGGGCAGGGCATGCGTCACGTCGGCGGCGGCATCTGGGTCCAGGGCGGCGGGTTCCTCAGCAAACCCGGCGTGCAGGTCGTCGCGGCCTGCGACGTCAATCGCAACAACCTTAGCAACGCCAAGGGCATCATCGACAAGCACTACGGCAACAGCGACTGCGCCGCATATCACAAGTATGAGGATCTGCTGGCCCGCGACGACATCGACATCATTCTCTGTGCCGCCGGCGACCGCTGGCACACGCCCATCTCCATCGCCGCCGCCAGGGCGGGCAAAGACATCTACTGCGAGAAGCCCATCTCGCTGACCGTCTACGAGGCCCGCGAGCTGGCCCACACGATGAAACGCTATGGGCGCATCTTCCAGAGCGGCACGCAGCAGCGGAGCTGGTACGAGTTCCGCTTCGCCTGCGAGCTGGTTCGCAGCGGGTACATCGGCCACGTCAGGCACATCAAGGTCAACGTGGGCGGCCCGCCCGAGGAGTGTCACCTTCCCGCGCAGGGCGAGCCGCCGGACTGGCTGGACTACGACCGCTGGCTGGGCCAGGCCCCGTGGCACCCGTTCCACCCCGACATCCTGGGCTGGATGCGTTGGAAGGACTTCGCCGGCGGCGAGATGACCAACTGGGGCCAGCACATGTTCGACATCGCCCAGTGGGCGATGGGCATGGACGAATCGGGCCCGGTCGAGATCATTCCGCCTGACGGCAACGAGTTCAAGGTGCTGACCTATCGCTACGCCAACGGGACGGTGATGACGCGGGAGGGCATCAGCCAGCCGACGCCTGGCGTGCGGTTCGAGGGGACCGACGGCATGATCGAGGTCACGCGCGAGCAATTGATTACCGAGCCGGACTCGCTGCGCAGGCAGACGCTCGGAGCCAACGACGTGCACCTCTACGAGAGCAAGAACCATCCGGACAACTTCCTCGAATGCGTACGCACGCGGAATCGTCCGGCCTGCGACGCCGACGTGGGCTATCGCTCGATCAGCGTCTGTCACCTGGGCAACATCGCCTACTGGCTCGAACGGCCCCTGCGATGGGACCCGGCCGCCGAGCGGTTCGTCAACGACCGGCAGGCCGATTCCATGCTCCAGCGGGCGATGCGAAGTCCCTGGTCCATATGA